From the genome of Azospirillum brasilense, one region includes:
- a CDS encoding ABC transporter substrate-binding protein — protein sequence MTITRLFLAAATAAVALTSATAFAQTKTVAITAIVEHPALDATRDGVIEALKAAGYTPGDTLKVEYQSAQGNPATAAQIARQFAGARPDVIVPISTPSAQAVVASTRDIPVVFTAVTDPVGAQLVRSLDKPGANVTGVSDMAPVAEHVALIREIVPSVKRLGVLYNAGEPNSVSLVKALKDEAQKAGLTVVEATATKSADAQPAARSLVGKADAIYVPLDNTVVSALESVVAVGQQAKLPVFSADTDSVARGTVASIGFDYRQVGRQTGEAVVRILKGEKPGDVPVTFAKGTDLFVNPKSAAAMGVTIPEAVTQRATKVVGQ from the coding sequence ATGACGATCACCCGCCTGTTTCTCGCCGCAGCCACGGCCGCCGTCGCGCTGACCAGCGCCACCGCCTTCGCCCAGACCAAGACCGTCGCAATCACCGCCATCGTCGAGCATCCGGCGCTGGACGCCACGCGCGACGGCGTGATCGAGGCGTTGAAGGCCGCGGGCTACACGCCGGGTGACACCCTGAAGGTCGAGTATCAGAGCGCCCAGGGCAACCCCGCAACCGCCGCGCAGATCGCGCGCCAGTTCGCCGGCGCCCGTCCGGACGTGATCGTTCCGATCTCCACCCCCTCCGCCCAGGCGGTCGTGGCGTCGACCCGCGACATTCCGGTGGTCTTCACCGCGGTGACCGACCCGGTCGGCGCGCAGCTCGTCCGCAGCCTGGACAAGCCAGGCGCCAACGTGACCGGCGTGTCGGATATGGCCCCGGTGGCCGAGCATGTGGCGCTGATCCGCGAGATCGTGCCGTCGGTCAAGCGTTTGGGCGTCCTCTACAACGCCGGCGAGCCGAACTCCGTCTCGCTGGTCAAGGCGCTGAAGGACGAGGCGCAGAAGGCCGGGCTGACCGTGGTCGAGGCGACCGCCACCAAGTCCGCCGACGCCCAGCCCGCCGCCCGCAGCCTCGTCGGCAAGGCCGACGCGATCTACGTGCCGCTGGACAACACGGTCGTCTCGGCGCTGGAGAGCGTCGTCGCGGTGGGCCAGCAGGCCAAGCTGCCGGTCTTCTCCGCGGACACCGACAGCGTGGCGCGCGGCACGGTGGCCTCGATCGGCTTCGATTACCGGCAGGTCGGCCGCCAGACCGGTGAGGCCGTGGTCCGCATCCTGAAGGGCGAGAAGCCGGGCGACGTTCCGGTGACCTTCGCCAAGGGCACCGACCTGTTCGTGAACCCGAAATCCGCGGCGGCGATGGGCGTGACCATCCCCGAGGCGGTGACCCAGCGCGCGACCAAGGTGGTCGGGCAGTAA
- a CDS encoding DUF983 domain-containing protein, translated as MTAENRAVEDDTQDGARSKTTAALRGLMGQCPACGRGRLLRNYLKPVDHCTHCGEAFGHLRADDAPPWMTILIVGHIIIPAVLSVEQSYEPATWVHLTIWPLLTLLLTGLLLPRCKGVVLGLLWSTGAPGSERA; from the coding sequence ATGACGGCGGAAAACAGGGCGGTGGAAGACGACACTCAGGACGGCGCGCGGTCGAAGACGACGGCGGCGTTGCGCGGGCTGATGGGGCAATGCCCAGCCTGCGGACGCGGGCGCCTGCTGCGGAACTACCTGAAACCGGTGGACCACTGCACCCATTGCGGCGAGGCGTTCGGCCATCTGCGCGCCGACGACGCCCCGCCCTGGATGACCATCCTGATCGTCGGCCACATCATCATCCCGGCGGTCCTGTCGGTCGAGCAGAGCTACGAGCCGGCGACCTGGGTGCATCTCACCATCTGGCCGCTGCTGACGCTGCTGCTGACCGGTCTGCTGCTGCCGCGCTGCAAGGGCGTGGTGTTGGGGCTGCTGTGGAGCACCGGGGCGCCGGGGTCCGAACGCGCCTGA
- a CDS encoding glycosyltransferase family 41 protein — translation MRRAGDSARAEAFFRRAIALNPKTLAAVANLGVLLRAQARRAEAVTLYGRAGRLDPANWAHPYNLGNALAEMNRLGEADDAYRAALALAPGRAEVRANRATRVLAMQGRADEALAEIDAVVAQHGNVDSLHASRLYLMQFVPGLTMPAIAQAHADWGARYPDRPAPAVAAPAPKIRIGYVSPDFRAHPVGFFLEPVLANHDRTAFEVVCYANTANPDWKTERLMAHADHWVWTTGMDDEALTQRIQADGIHILVDLAGQTFGNRLPVFARRAAPVQATWAGYVGTTGLPAMDYLISDSRQSPPGSDGWCIEGVVRMPDAYVPWAPPEDAPAVAPLPLATRGHATFGSFNALPKLNAEVAALWARVLGAVPGSRLLLRTPGLDDAGTAARTLALFERSGLDPARVDLWGGAPHREFLAGYGEVDVALDPFPYSGGLTTLEALWMGVPVVTLGGDRFCARHSVTHLASAGLSNLVADGPDGYVAKVAALVADPAGLAALRGGLRDRLVASPALNGVRFTRALEAAFGVMWQRLQAGQGRASFALSFD, via the coding sequence GTGCGCCGGGCCGGCGATTCGGCCCGCGCGGAGGCCTTCTTCCGCCGCGCCATCGCGCTAAACCCGAAGACGCTGGCGGCCGTCGCCAATCTGGGCGTGCTGTTGCGCGCCCAGGCGCGGCGGGCGGAGGCGGTGACGCTCTACGGGCGCGCCGGGCGGCTCGATCCGGCCAACTGGGCGCACCCCTACAACCTCGGCAACGCTTTGGCCGAAATGAACCGGCTGGGCGAGGCCGACGACGCCTATCGGGCGGCGCTCGCCCTGGCGCCGGGCCGGGCGGAGGTGCGGGCCAACCGCGCCACCCGCGTGCTCGCCATGCAGGGGCGGGCGGACGAGGCCCTGGCGGAAATCGACGCCGTGGTGGCGCAGCACGGCAACGTCGATTCGCTGCACGCCTCGCGCCTCTACCTGATGCAGTTCGTGCCGGGGCTGACCATGCCGGCCATCGCCCAGGCCCACGCGGACTGGGGCGCCCGCTACCCCGACCGCCCGGCGCCCGCGGTGGCCGCTCCGGCGCCGAAGATCCGCATCGGTTATGTCTCGCCAGACTTCCGCGCGCACCCCGTGGGCTTCTTCCTGGAGCCGGTGCTGGCGAATCACGACCGCACCGCCTTCGAGGTCGTCTGCTACGCCAACACCGCCAACCCGGACTGGAAGACGGAGCGGCTGATGGCCCACGCCGACCACTGGGTCTGGACCACGGGCATGGACGACGAGGCGCTGACCCAGCGCATCCAGGCGGACGGCATCCACATCCTGGTCGATCTGGCGGGCCAGACCTTCGGCAACCGCCTGCCGGTCTTCGCGCGGCGCGCGGCGCCGGTGCAGGCGACCTGGGCGGGCTATGTCGGCACCACCGGCCTGCCGGCCATGGACTATCTGATTTCCGATTCGCGGCAGAGCCCGCCAGGGTCGGACGGCTGGTGCATCGAGGGAGTCGTGCGCATGCCCGACGCCTACGTCCCCTGGGCGCCGCCCGAGGACGCGCCGGCCGTGGCTCCGCTGCCGCTGGCGACGCGCGGTCACGCGACCTTCGGCTCCTTCAACGCGCTGCCCAAGCTGAACGCGGAGGTCGCGGCGCTGTGGGCGCGTGTGCTGGGCGCCGTCCCCGGCTCCCGCCTGCTGCTGCGCACGCCGGGGCTGGACGACGCCGGCACCGCGGCGCGCACGCTGGCGTTGTTCGAGCGGTCCGGGCTCGACCCGGCGCGGGTGGATCTGTGGGGCGGAGCGCCGCACCGGGAGTTCCTGGCCGGCTACGGGGAGGTCGACGTGGCGCTCGACCCCTTCCCCTATTCCGGCGGTCTGACGACCCTGGAGGCGCTGTGGATGGGGGTGCCGGTGGTGACGCTGGGCGGCGACCGCTTCTGCGCCCGCCATTCGGTGACGCACCTCGCCTCGGCGGGGCTGTCCAATCTGGTGGCCGACGGGCCGGACGGCTACGTCGCCAAGGTGGCGGCTCTGGTCGCCGACCCGGCCGGGCTGGCGGCGCTGCGCGGCGGCCTGCGGGACCGGCTGGTGGCGTCCCCGGCATTGAATGGCGTGCGCTTCACCCGCGCGCTGGAGGCCGCCTTCGGCGTGATGTGGCAGCGCCTCCAGGCCGGGCAGGGGCGGGCGAGCTTCGCGCTCAGTTTCGACTGA
- the thyX gene encoding FAD-dependent thymidylate synthase, with the protein MPITPEQRAEIDRLRAVTATTRRATVPALEEILYEPLEVLDHGFVRVVDYMGDDSAVVQAARVSYGKGTKKVTEDAGLIKYLMRHRHSTPFEMCEIKFHVKLPIFVARQWIRHRTANVNEYSARYSILDREFYIPTPENLGAQAVVNRQGRGDVLQGDEAAAVMKLLRDDSEAVYAHYEEMLNQREDGTTIEEGRQGLARELARMNLTLNYYTQWYWKVDLHNLLHFLSLRADPHAQYEIRVYAEAMLDVVKRWVPAVFDAFSEYRLGGTHMSKTGLEVVKRLLSGEAVTQEASGLSKREWRELMDQLGRAE; encoded by the coding sequence ATGCCGATCACGCCCGAGCAGCGCGCCGAGATCGACCGCCTGCGCGCCGTCACCGCCACCACCCGCCGCGCCACCGTTCCGGCCCTGGAGGAGATCCTCTATGAGCCGCTGGAGGTCCTGGACCACGGCTTCGTGCGCGTCGTCGACTACATGGGCGACGATTCGGCCGTCGTCCAGGCGGCGCGCGTGTCCTACGGCAAGGGCACCAAGAAGGTCACCGAGGACGCCGGTCTCATCAAGTATCTGATGCGCCATCGCCACTCGACGCCGTTCGAGATGTGCGAAATCAAGTTCCACGTCAAGCTGCCGATCTTCGTCGCCCGCCAGTGGATTCGCCACCGCACGGCGAACGTCAACGAATACTCCGCGCGCTACTCCATCCTCGACCGCGAGTTCTACATCCCGACACCTGAGAACCTGGGCGCCCAGGCCGTTGTCAACCGGCAGGGCCGCGGCGACGTTCTCCAGGGCGACGAGGCGGCGGCGGTGATGAAGCTGCTGCGCGACGATTCGGAGGCGGTCTACGCGCACTACGAGGAGATGCTGAACCAGCGCGAGGACGGCACCACCATCGAGGAGGGGCGCCAGGGACTGGCGCGCGAACTGGCGCGCATGAACCTGACGCTGAACTATTACACCCAGTGGTACTGGAAGGTCGATCTCCACAACCTCCTGCATTTCCTCAGCCTGCGCGCCGACCCGCACGCCCAGTACGAGATCCGCGTCTACGCGGAAGCCATGCTGGACGTGGTGAAGCGCTGGGTGCCCGCCGTGTTCGACGCCTTCAGCGAGTACCGGCTGGGCGGCACCCACATGTCGAAGACCGGCCTGGAAGTTGTGAAGCGCCTGCTCTCCGGCGAGGCTGTGACCCAGGAGGCCAGTGGCCTGTCCAAGCGCGAATGGCGCGAACTGATGGACCAACTCGGCCGCGCCGAGTAA
- a CDS encoding SspB family protein, which produces MPREQLRYDRMVEAALRGVVRDALRQVTDRGLPGDHHFYLTFRTGYPGVDIPEYLSSQYPNEMTIVIQYQFYGLEALDDHFEVTLSFNNVHERLVIPYAAITTFADPSENFALQFQPVEPAESAEIATIPARETPEKKAADGAKPSIAKLAKSDAAKADAGKPDSDRSGEEPKRGEVVALDAFRKK; this is translated from the coding sequence ATGCCGAGAGAGCAGTTGCGTTATGACCGCATGGTCGAGGCCGCCTTGCGTGGTGTCGTCCGTGACGCGCTCCGCCAGGTGACGGACCGCGGGCTCCCCGGCGATCATCACTTCTACCTGACCTTCCGGACGGGTTACCCGGGCGTCGACATCCCCGAATATCTGTCGTCCCAGTATCCCAACGAGATGACCATCGTCATCCAGTACCAATTCTATGGGCTGGAGGCGTTGGACGATCATTTCGAGGTGACGCTGAGCTTCAACAACGTGCATGAGCGGCTGGTCATTCCCTACGCCGCCATCACCACCTTCGCCGATCCGTCGGAGAATTTCGCCCTCCAGTTCCAGCCCGTGGAGCCCGCCGAATCGGCGGAAATCGCCACCATCCCCGCGCGCGAGACGCCGGAGAAGAAGGCTGCGGACGGGGCTAAGCCGTCCATCGCGAAGCTCGCCAAGTCCGACGCGGCCAAGGCCGACGCCGGCAAGCCCGACTCTGACCGTTCCGGCGAGGAGCCGAAGCGCGGCGAGGTCGTGGCGCTCGACGCCTTCCGCAAAAAATAG
- a CDS encoding TfoX/Sxy family protein, with translation MATVSELVRFLCESLTPLGAITARRMFGGYAVYCDGVVFALVARNILYFKTDDGNRPEYEALGLRPFKPFDDKPTVLPYFPPPDSALDDPDELLFWARPALAAAIRTAAVKKPSRKKAVLKKAQA, from the coding sequence ATGGCCACGGTCAGCGAACTCGTCCGTTTCCTGTGCGAGTCGCTGACGCCATTGGGGGCCATCACCGCCCGCCGCATGTTCGGCGGCTATGCGGTCTATTGCGACGGCGTCGTCTTCGCGCTGGTCGCCCGCAACATCCTGTATTTCAAGACCGACGACGGCAACCGGCCGGAATACGAGGCTCTGGGCCTGCGCCCGTTCAAGCCCTTCGACGACAAGCCGACGGTCCTGCCCTACTTCCCGCCGCCCGACTCGGCGCTGGACGATCCGGACGAGCTTTTGTTCTGGGCCCGCCCGGCCCTGGCAGCGGCGATCCGCACCGCCGCCGTCAAGAAGCCGTCCCGCAAGAAAGCTGTCCTTAAGAAGGCCCAGGCCTGA
- a CDS encoding COQ9 family protein, with the protein MDAALDMDAVRDDILLSTLPNIVFDGWSLQALRDGAQMAGYDTATMHRAFPGGVPELVEHFGAWTDRRMLAELDKHPLDEMRVGEKIALAIRTHFEVLEPHMEAKRRLLAYLAMPQNLGMGLTMLYRTVDAMWFAAGDTATDFNHYTKRATLAAVLSSATFYWLDDRSEGHAETWAFVDRRLGDVMSMGKAMSAMGRAGRLLSHLPSPARFARQIRQRAGTAPVDTASAHMAENI; encoded by the coding sequence ATGGACGCTGCGCTGGATATGGACGCGGTGCGGGACGACATCCTGCTGTCCACGCTTCCCAACATCGTGTTTGACGGCTGGAGCCTCCAGGCGCTGCGCGACGGCGCGCAGATGGCCGGCTACGACACGGCGACCATGCACCGCGCCTTCCCCGGCGGCGTGCCGGAACTGGTCGAGCATTTCGGGGCCTGGACCGACCGCCGCATGCTGGCCGAGCTGGACAAGCACCCGCTCGACGAGATGAGGGTGGGCGAGAAGATCGCGCTCGCCATCCGCACCCATTTCGAGGTGCTGGAACCGCACATGGAGGCCAAGCGCCGCCTGCTCGCCTATCTCGCCATGCCGCAGAATCTCGGCATGGGCCTGACCATGCTCTACCGCACGGTGGACGCCATGTGGTTCGCGGCGGGCGACACGGCCACCGACTTCAACCACTACACCAAGCGCGCCACGCTGGCTGCGGTGCTCAGCTCCGCGACCTTCTACTGGCTGGACGACCGGTCGGAGGGGCATGCCGAGACCTGGGCCTTCGTGGACCGCCGGCTCGGCGACGTCATGAGCATGGGCAAGGCGATGTCGGCCATGGGCCGCGCCGGGCGCCTCCTCAGCCATCTGCCGAGTCCCGCGCGCTTCGCCCGTCAGATCCGCCAGCGTGCCGGCACCGCTCCGGTGGACACCGCCTCCGCCCACATGGCGGAGAACATCTGA
- the def gene encoding peptide deformylase encodes MALLKIARMGHPVLRKVASPVPDPTAPEIRRLASDMIDTMLDAPGVGLAAPQVHESLRMIVFRVPAMRSGGESVEPTVLINPVIEPLDDGMEHGMEGCLSIPELRGVVPRFARIRYRGVGLDGEPIVREAAGFHARVIQHECDHLDGVLYIDRMTDLRYLAFTDEAHHVTEALEQQEGRD; translated from the coding sequence ATGGCCCTGTTGAAGATTGCCCGCATGGGGCACCCGGTGCTGCGCAAGGTCGCATCCCCGGTGCCCGACCCGACGGCCCCGGAGATCCGGCGGCTGGCTTCCGACATGATCGACACCATGCTGGACGCGCCCGGAGTCGGGCTGGCGGCCCCGCAGGTGCACGAATCGCTGCGCATGATCGTCTTCCGCGTTCCCGCCATGCGCTCCGGTGGCGAGTCGGTGGAGCCGACCGTCCTCATCAACCCGGTGATCGAGCCGCTGGACGATGGGATGGAGCACGGGATGGAGGGCTGCCTGTCGATTCCCGAGCTGCGCGGCGTCGTTCCGCGATTCGCGCGCATCCGCTACCGCGGAGTCGGGCTGGACGGCGAACCCATCGTGCGCGAAGCGGCGGGGTTCCACGCCCGTGTCATCCAGCACGAGTGCGATCACCTGGACGGCGTGCTTTACATCGACCGGATGACCGATCTGCGCTATCTGGCCTTCACCGACGAGGCGCATCACGTGACCGAGGCGCTGGAACAGCAGGAGGGGAGAGACTGA
- the rpsU gene encoding 30S ribosomal protein S21, translated as MQVLVRDNNVDQALRALKKKMQREGIFREMKLRRNYEKPSEKRAREKAEAVRRTRKLLRKRMEREGY; from the coding sequence GTGCAAGTTCTGGTCCGAGACAACAACGTCGATCAGGCCCTCCGCGCGCTGAAGAAGAAGATGCAGCGCGAGGGCATTTTCCGGGAAATGAAGCTGCGCCGGAACTACGAGAAGCCCTCGGAGAAGCGCGCGCGTGAGAAGGCTGAGGCGGTGCGTCGCACCCGCAAGCTGCTCCGCAAGCGTATGGAGCGCGAGGGCTATTAA
- the panB gene encoding 3-methyl-2-oxobutanoate hydroxymethyltransferase, producing MSASKDTPRVSVPALRARKGGEPIVCLTAYTTPVARLLDPHVDLLLVGDSLGMVVYGFDSTLPVTLDMMIAHGAAVVRGSRHACVVVDLPFGSYQESPQVAFRNAARVMAESGAQAVKVEGGLEMAETVAYLTTRGVPVMGHVGLLPQSVNALGGYKAVGRDPEAAERIRADARAIAEAGAFSLVIEGTMESLARQITEDVTIPTIGIGASPACDGQVLVSDDMFGLFGEFQPKFVKRYAQLGTAIGEAAATYAAEVKARSFPGPEHCFGVKKA from the coding sequence ATGAGCGCATCCAAGGACACTCCGCGCGTCTCCGTGCCGGCGCTGCGCGCGCGCAAGGGCGGAGAGCCGATCGTCTGCCTGACGGCCTACACGACTCCGGTCGCCCGCCTGCTGGACCCGCATGTCGACCTGCTTCTGGTCGGCGACTCGCTGGGCATGGTGGTCTACGGGTTCGACAGCACGCTTCCCGTCACCCTCGACATGATGATCGCCCACGGCGCGGCTGTGGTGCGCGGCTCGCGCCACGCCTGCGTGGTCGTCGACCTGCCCTTCGGCAGCTACCAGGAGAGCCCGCAGGTGGCCTTCCGCAACGCCGCCCGCGTCATGGCGGAGAGCGGCGCCCAGGCGGTGAAGGTGGAAGGCGGGCTGGAGATGGCCGAGACGGTGGCCTACCTGACCACCCGCGGCGTGCCGGTGATGGGCCATGTCGGGCTTCTGCCGCAGTCGGTCAACGCGCTCGGCGGCTACAAGGCGGTGGGCCGCGATCCGGAAGCAGCGGAGCGCATCCGCGCCGACGCCCGCGCCATCGCCGAGGCCGGCGCCTTCTCCCTGGTCATCGAGGGCACCATGGAGTCGCTGGCGCGCCAGATCACCGAGGATGTGACCATCCCGACCATCGGCATCGGCGCCTCCCCCGCCTGCGACGGGCAGGTCCTGGTGTCCGACGACATGTTCGGCCTGTTCGGCGAGTTCCAGCCCAAGTTCGTCAAGCGCTACGCCCAGCTCGGCACCGCCATCGGCGAAGCCGCCGCGACCTACGCCGCCGAGGTGAAGGCCCGCAGCTTCCCCGGTCCGGAGCATTGCTTCGGCGTCAAGAAGGCGTAA
- a CDS encoding DUF1330 domain-containing protein produces the protein MPAYIIADVNVTNPAAYENYKKLTPNAVAKNGGRFIARGGQAEELEGGWQPNRVVILEFPDYDAAKAFYDSPEYREAREARKDAADFRMIVVDGA, from the coding sequence ATGCCCGCCTACATCATCGCCGACGTGAACGTGACGAATCCCGCGGCCTATGAAAACTACAAGAAGCTGACCCCGAACGCGGTCGCCAAGAATGGCGGGCGCTTCATCGCCCGCGGCGGGCAGGCGGAGGAGCTGGAAGGCGGCTGGCAGCCCAACCGCGTGGTCATCCTGGAGTTCCCGGATTACGACGCCGCCAAGGCCTTCTACGACAGCCCCGAATACCGTGAAGCGCGCGAGGCCCGGAAGGACGCCGCCGACTTCCGCATGATTGTGGTGGACGGCGCCTGA
- a CDS encoding NAD(P)(+) transhydrogenase (Re/Si-specific) subunit beta has translation METLSALLYLVASVCFIMALRGLSSPETSRQGNFFGMAGMTIAVLTTLALPIVQSYWMIVLGIAIGGGIGYVIAKKIEMTALPQLVAAFHSLVGLAAVFVALSAFYSPEAYGIGVPGAIAKGSLVEMALGTAIGAITFTGSIVAFAKLQGLVTGKPLVFPFQHHLNAALGVLTILLIVWLVQSNSGVAMWIIVLVALALGFLLILPIGGADMPVVISMLNSYSGWAAAGIGFTLQNNLLIVTGALVGSSGAILSYIMCKGMNRSIFNVILGGFGGDSGAASAAAGGGERGTVKAGSPEDAAYIMKNAQSVIIVPGYGMAVAQAQHALREMADLLKKEGVEVKYAIHPVAGRMPGHMNVLLAEANVPYDEVFELEDINRDFGTADVAFVIGANDVTNPAAKTDPQSPIYGMPILDVEKAKTVFFIKRGMAAGYAGVENELFFRPNTMMLFGDAKKVTEEVVKSME, from the coding sequence ATGGAAACCCTGTCCGCCCTTCTCTATCTGGTCGCCTCGGTCTGCTTCATCATGGCGCTGCGCGGCCTGTCCAGCCCGGAGACCTCCCGCCAGGGCAACTTCTTCGGCATGGCCGGCATGACCATCGCCGTGCTGACCACGCTGGCCCTGCCCATCGTCCAGTCCTACTGGATGATCGTGCTCGGCATCGCGATCGGCGGCGGCATCGGCTACGTCATCGCCAAGAAGATCGAGATGACCGCCCTGCCGCAGCTCGTCGCCGCCTTCCACTCGCTTGTCGGTCTGGCCGCGGTGTTCGTGGCGCTGTCGGCCTTCTACTCGCCCGAGGCCTACGGCATCGGCGTCCCCGGCGCCATCGCCAAGGGCTCGCTGGTCGAGATGGCGCTCGGCACGGCCATCGGCGCCATCACCTTCACCGGCTCGATCGTCGCGTTTGCCAAGCTGCAGGGGCTGGTCACCGGCAAGCCGCTGGTCTTCCCCTTCCAGCACCATCTCAACGCCGCCCTCGGCGTGCTGACCATCCTCCTCATCGTCTGGCTGGTGCAGAGCAACTCCGGCGTGGCGATGTGGATCATCGTTCTGGTCGCGCTGGCGCTCGGCTTCCTGCTGATCCTGCCGATCGGCGGCGCCGACATGCCGGTGGTGATCTCGATGCTGAACAGCTACTCGGGCTGGGCGGCGGCGGGCATCGGCTTCACGCTGCAGAACAACCTGCTGATCGTCACGGGCGCGCTGGTCGGCTCGTCGGGCGCCATCCTGTCCTACATCATGTGCAAGGGCATGAACCGCTCGATCTTCAACGTCATCCTGGGCGGCTTCGGCGGCGACAGCGGGGCGGCATCGGCGGCGGCCGGCGGCGGTGAGCGCGGCACGGTCAAGGCCGGCTCGCCGGAGGACGCGGCCTACATCATGAAGAACGCCCAGTCGGTGATCATCGTCCCCGGCTACGGCATGGCGGTGGCCCAGGCGCAGCACGCGCTGCGCGAGATGGCCGACCTGCTGAAGAAGGAAGGCGTCGAGGTCAAGTACGCCATCCATCCGGTGGCGGGGCGCATGCCGGGGCACATGAACGTGCTGCTGGCCGAGGCCAACGTGCCCTACGACGAGGTGTTCGAGCTGGAGGACATCAACCGCGACTTCGGCACGGCGGACGTGGCCTTCGTGATCGGCGCCAACGACGTGACCAACCCGGCGGCCAAGACCGACCCGCAGTCGCCGATCTACGGCATGCCGATCCTCGACGTCGAGAAGGCCAAGACGGTGTTCTTCATCAAGCGCGGCATGGCCGCCGGCTACGCCGGTGTCGAGAACGAGCTGTTCTTCCGCCCCAACACCATGATGCTGTTCGGCGACGCCAAGAAGGTCACCGAAGAGGTCGTGAAGTCGATGGAGTAA
- a CDS encoding NAD(P) transhydrogenase subunit alpha, giving the protein MDQTQLSNRVAELKAQLAAASQQIDALAAQAAALGHAAPVADAASHGNFFITGLTVFVLACFVGYYVVWRVTPALHSPLMAVTNAVSSVIIVGALIAAGPAGFGFSKIMGFLAVILASVNIFGGFLVTQRMLSMFKKKGK; this is encoded by the coding sequence ATGGATCAGACTCAATTGTCCAACCGCGTCGCTGAGCTGAAGGCCCAGCTCGCCGCGGCCAGCCAGCAGATCGACGCGCTCGCCGCCCAGGCCGCAGCACTCGGCCACGCTGCCCCCGTCGCGGACGCGGCGAGCCACGGCAACTTCTTCATCACCGGCCTGACGGTGTTCGTGCTGGCCTGCTTCGTGGGCTACTACGTGGTGTGGCGGGTGACGCCGGCGCTGCACTCGCCGCTGATGGCGGTGACCAACGCGGTGTCCTCGGTGATCATCGTCGGCGCCCTGATCGCCGCCGGCCCGGCCGGCTTCGGCTTCTCCAAGATCATGGGCTTCCTCGCGGTCATCCTGGCCAGCGTCAACATCTTCGGCGGCTTCCTGGTCACCCAGCGCATGCTGTCGATGTTCAAGAAGAAGGGCAAGTAA
- a CDS encoding Re/Si-specific NAD(P)(+) transhydrogenase subunit alpha, translating to MKIAIPRERRAGENRVAASPETVKKLKALSLEVVVETGAGLGSNLPDRVYQDAGAEIAPDAASALADADIVLKVQRPLLAGEGDLDELALIKRGALLFAILNPYNSRDHVAAYAAAGVNAFAMEFMPRITRAQVMDVLSSQANLAGYKAVVDAASEYGRAYPMMMTAAGTVPPARAFIMGVGVAGLQAIATAKRLGAIVSATDVRPAVKEQVQSLGGSFVAVENDEFKQAETAGGYAKEMSDDYKRQQAALVAEHIKKQDIVITTALIPGRKAPILVTREHVASMKPGSVLIDLAVEQGGNVEGSELGKVVTTENGVKIVGHANYPSRIAESASLLYAKNLLALLQSLHDKEKGVTLNWDDEIVKAIALTRDGQVVHPAFAGQTV from the coding sequence ATGAAAATCGCCATACCCAGGGAACGGCGCGCGGGGGAGAATCGCGTCGCGGCTTCTCCGGAGACGGTCAAGAAACTCAAAGCCCTCAGCCTGGAAGTGGTCGTGGAGACCGGCGCCGGTCTGGGCTCGAACCTGCCGGACCGGGTCTATCAGGACGCCGGCGCGGAGATCGCGCCGGACGCCGCGTCGGCGCTGGCCGACGCCGACATCGTGCTGAAGGTGCAGCGCCCGCTGCTGGCCGGGGAGGGGGACCTCGACGAGCTGGCGCTGATCAAGCGCGGCGCGCTGCTGTTTGCCATCCTCAACCCCTACAACAGCCGCGACCACGTGGCGGCCTACGCCGCGGCCGGGGTGAACGCCTTCGCCATGGAGTTCATGCCGCGCATCACCCGCGCCCAGGTCATGGACGTGCTCTCCTCGCAGGCCAACCTCGCCGGCTACAAGGCGGTGGTGGATGCGGCCAGCGAGTACGGCCGCGCCTACCCGATGATGATGACCGCGGCGGGCACGGTGCCGCCGGCCCGCGCCTTCATCATGGGCGTCGGCGTCGCCGGGCTGCAGGCCATCGCCACGGCCAAGCGGCTGGGCGCCATCGTCTCGGCGACCGACGTGCGCCCGGCGGTCAAGGAGCAGGTGCAGTCGCTGGGCGGCAGCTTCGTCGCGGTGGAGAACGACGAGTTCAAACAGGCCGAGACCGCGGGCGGCTACGCCAAGGAGATGTCCGACGACTACAAGCGCCAGCAGGCGGCGCTGGTGGCCGAGCACATCAAGAAGCAGGACATCGTCATCACCACGGCGCTGATCCCCGGGCGCAAGGCGCCGATCCTGGTGACGCGCGAGCATGTCGCTTCGATGAAGCCGGGCTCGGTGCTGATCGATCTGGCGGTGGAGCAGGGCGGCAACGTCGAGGGCTCGGAGCTGGGTAAGGTCGTCACCACGGAGAACGGGGTGAAGATCGTTGGCCACGCCAACTACCCCAGCCGCATCGCCGAGAGCGCCTCGCTGCTCTACGCCAAGAACCTGCTCGCTCTGCTGCAGTCGCTGCACGACAAGGAGAAGGGCGTCACGCTCAACTGGGACGACGAGATCGTGAAGGCCATCGCGCTCACCCGCGATGGGCAGGTCGTCCATCCCGCCTTCGCCGGCCAGACGGTCTAA